The genomic stretch CTCCTGGCCTTTTCGAAGACTGAACTTCAAGAAGTCCCATTAAGGATCTAAAACTAGAGTTTATTGAAGCGGTTAACCTCTAGTGGCAGTCAGCTGTTCCACAGATGAAGAGAAtgcattttcattgcatttttttcagccaCTTCAGTACAATGCCTAGTTCAGCTAAAAGGTCTTTCAACTTTGAGAGTTGATAAAGGTGGGGACACACATTTTGCTTTTCCAGTTAAAGTATGAGATGTGATTGGTAAAGGGTTCCTGGTTCTAAAATCATGactgagaagaaaagaagcaatgtttgatttttttaaacaaacgaTGTGTTATGTATCTTAACTTAATATATAGTACTTCAGTCGTTTAATCAATTACTTTAAATGCAGAACATGATGAACTGCTTTTCTTTATGTATCAAAACATTTAAGATGGCTTCATTTTGCTAataagttaatttttttaatatctttttaattGCACTGGAATGGAAGCTGTTTTTTACTGACTTCTGTCAAGAACAATTTTACTTTACTAACTGACAGTgtagtattttgtattttaaatcctcgaaatggaaaaataaagaatcTCTGTCTATTAAGCTATGTAATTGCTTAAATTGCCATGGATAAGCAGTAGAAAGTTCTGTTGGTGAGTAGAAAGGCATACCAGATTTAATGTAAGGGCTATTTTAATTATCATTGATAAGAATGGCTCTTCTTAACTAAAAAGTACAAATTCGGAGCTACATTAAAATTGGTCGCTCAGATTATTTCTTACCTACAAATACAAATCCCAATATCTTTGGGTGGTGTGAAGACAAAACTGTTGCTGTACAATAGTTTTGACTGGACATAGAGGTATGTAGAGGGACAGAGCGCTCCAGTCTCCTCTTCCCATCCCCACAAATGCTGACAAAGGATCAGAGCTAGATGGTTGTACAGCATCATCATTCACAGCACACCTAGATCTGCCTTTGCTGATCCTTGTTTTCCTGAAGCTCTGAGTATAGACACACAATGTCCTTTTCTTCATCAATTTGTGAACAAATCTGGCAAGAAGCTGAGCCCCTTCCCAATCTGAGCAGGACATGTGGCTTTCTTAAACTGGGCTTCTGCGGTTTAAATTGGCTGTTAAATCAGAaccctgtatttttttctgatagttATCCTTGGGCACAGCTTTTGGCCGAGGAGTGACTTTTGGGCAGGTTCCCTCTCCTGAGCTGGTGTGGCTATGTCCACTGAGGAACACATGGGACAGCACTGGTACCAGGCCTGCCTGGAGCCTCCTTACACTTGCTGCTGACCTAAGCCCCTGGAAACCTTTGCGTTAGTGACTTTTAGTGCGAGGCTGCCAGCACTGAGGTTGGAAACATGCCTGGGCTGAGAGGGCCTTTGCTCTTTTGTTATCCTGTGGAGACTGCCGACTTCTGCTCCATTGCATGAGGGTTTTTGCTGTGAAGTTTGGCTAGAAATTTCTTGAGAGGCCTCTAGGCTCCCAGAGGGTCAGGTGCTAGTGCTTGGCCAGTGAACAACTGTTGGTTGATGCCAAACCTCTGGAGAGAAGCCCATCCAGTCCTCATCAAGCTTTGTTCTTACTTCTTTCTAGGTGTGTTTGTCTGTTGACCATCCCCAAAAGATCCTTCTCATGGGTGAAGCCCTGGACATGGGGACCTGCAAAGCCAGGAAGAAGAATGGTGATCCCTGTGCACAGATTGTAAACTTGGTCTGTATCTCAGTAGTTAGGACATCCTTaatctggctgctgcttttgtacTGATGCTCTTCCTCTTTGACTAGTTTCTGGGTCTTGACTTGTAACTGATTTAAATGTATTGAAAAACTGAGAAGTGAAACCAAGCATTGTAGTTCCCTAAATGGAAAGGTGGTGCTACAGTGGGAAGAGATGGTCTTCACCCTGACTGTTCCCATCTCCACACCCTTTCCTGTTCCTTTGTGCCACTGCTGGCTTCCGTGCACTGCACTGGGGAACTCATCCAAGgtaaaagaaatggaattttttttcttggggggatGGTTGTGTTTTTCAGAGATGATTTTAACCACAATGAATTCCCAGGTCCATTGTGCCCAGAAGCTGCCAGAGTATTTGTTTGTGCATGTGGGGGActggagaggaggcagggagagaggtaGGAGCAAGCAGAGGAAAGATGGTGGGTTTCTTCTTTTGGAGACAGCACTGATTTGTACTAGTAACTATAACTATAGTAAAAGGTAGTTTGTACAATAAACCAGTATACTTGTTTAAAGTACTTGTGGAACTCCATTCCAAGTATCTCTTCATGACTATGGTGATGTTGTGATACCTGCAAGGATCTGTATCTGAGTCGGGAGGCCTATTGCTAGTAGGGCAGCAGTTAGAAGGAGGAGAGACGATGGATAAACAAAGAACTGGGGAGGAGCTAGAGTGTGCCAGCAGCGGGAAGAGGACGGATACAGAAGACACTTGTCCCAAAACAGGACTGTGATTGCAGGTACACTCCAGGGGGTGCCTATGCACTGGGTTCTCAGTGTCAGGGAGATGTTCCGGTGTCACCTGGAACAAGCCGTGGTGGATGGTGGACTCTGGGGCAGATGAATCCCTGACAAGAGAATggagtaatttctttttgttgGTAAAAAGTTAAAGAACACCCTGAATGAGGGCTTTTATGGTACTGCTGTCTCTGACAGACAGGCTCACTATTTCAAAGCCCCGTGGATTGACACTGAAACCTGTTTAATTTGAAGTGCATGAAATGCCTTGCTGTGGCGCCAGTTTTCCTTTGTGATTACGTCAGTAAGAAAATTGTATAGAGTTCAAAAGCATGAAGCCTTTACGTATCTACAGAATATGGCACGAGGACCTGAAACATCAGTTGACTTGAGCCAAGGAATGACCTTCACATTCCTGGGATGGGAAAGTCCTCAATGCACAGGATTTTGCTTTTTTACAGTGATTAGCATGTGCaattttaactttgctttttccttgctgAGTTGTGGACATATGTTTGCTGAGTTGGGTGATTTCAGGAGAGCTATAATGGAGATGTGACTTCAGTTCAGCTACAAAAAGATAAACTTGGTTGAGGGGAATGAAGTATATTGTAATGGCTAGTGTTCTGCAACAGGTCtctcccatttcttttcttcagaatgaCTGTGAATATTGTCAGTATCATGTACAATCCCAGTACAAGAAGCTCAGCTCAAAGCGGGCGGATTTGCAGTCCACCTTCTCTGGAGGCCGTGTACCCAAAAAAGTTGCTCGGAAAAATCCCAGTTTGAAGGAGAGGCTGTGTCAGGATGGGTTTTACTATGGAGGCGTCTCTTCAGCAGCGTATGCAGCCTCAGTGTAAGATAAAACTACTTATTTACCTTGGGCTAAAGCACAATTTTCTGCCTTTAAACAGTTTCACTTCCTTATACAAGCGAGCCTGAAACTAGCTTTAAGAAGTTCCATGTAGTTAGTGCTGCATCCAAAAAGAATAAATGCCTCATGTTTTGTGTAATCCTCCAGGTCTCACAGAATAACAGAGGTGGTATTTGATAGGAAAACTTCAACCACATCTTCTTGTCTTTGATCTAGTGCTGGGGTGTGGCAGGGGGTGTTCCTACCTCTAATTTTAGTACTGTGTTGTGAAGCCAGATGGTATTGTGTTGCAGAACATGAAAGGAACTTCATCATGAGGTCCCAAGCATTTGAATCTCCAAGATAGTATTTCTCAATGCTGTTCCCTTACCATCTTTTGTCATGGCTCCTTGCATTTTAATCCCAGGCTCAGCATATTCTCTTCCTTGACTGAAATGATAGAGTACTACTATGTGTTAATAAAGAGACAGTAGTACATCCTGTGTATTATTAAGTGACCAAGGTCAGTAGATCCGTATGCATCTCATGCTAGCCTTGAGGCCTTAGGGTCTACATCCAAATCCCACTGAAGACAGCCCTGCAAAGACTTGAGTTACAGCTGGATCAAGCCCTGTGCTTGCACGCTGCTTGGATTCCCTTCCCACTGCAATCTGATAACCTGTGCAGCTCCAAAGTAATGAAGCAATTCCCGCTCTCTCTGCATCTTTGGATCTAACTGTGAGCAAGGCTTAGCTGTGACATGTTTAGCATTCTTTCAATGCTTAGGAAATACGTATTTCAACCCAGGGAGAAATGGGAGACTGTAAATACTGTGCTGGGATTTGGATTTAGATCCCAGTCCTTCCCAAAGATGGATCATAGGAGAGAGGATCCAATCTGGATTGAGTAAAGGGCAGCTGGAGCTTTCTTGAAGCACTAGATTAGCGTTTAAGCTCTTGTTCCTGCTGTAAGcatggaaaaaatctgattttctgaTCTTGTTTCCTCCTTCTAgtgcagcagctgcagtgccGAAAAGGAAGGTTCAAACCACTCTCTCCAATTTGGTCGTGAGAGGAGTTGATGCAATTGTCCAGGAAACCAGGCAGAAAATTGGTACCTAACAACCCATGTAGTCTCTTCTCCCATCATATAGTTTCAACTTGGTGTGTAGCTGTGTCCCTAGAATCTGTCATTCACTGAACAAATCTGGCAGTTGATTTGCTACAAAGACAGCTGTTGGCAGGCTGCTTTCTCAATCAACCTAAACTCCTTTTCCCTCCTGAGATCACAGCTGCAAGGGAAATGTAACTAAGCAACTGTGTACCTCCATGTATCATTTACCATCGGTGCCCCTAAATTAAGTCTCCTGCTCTGTCTTTGGACAGTGACAGAAGATCTTTGCCAGATTAATAGGATATTGAAGCTCTAAGAACTTTGAACcagagaatttattttaattgattaAAATAAATGACTTCTGTCAGTCTTGGAGGCTTCCAAGGAATACTAAGTGGACAGCTCTGCAATGCAGGCGACCTCCTGAGTACCCAGCCTGTTTCTACTGCCTTTCTTTCATGATCTTCAAAGCATGTTCCTTCCATAGCCTTTGGGAAGTCACTGATCTTCCCTGCCTCCATTTCCTTTCTGCAAAGCACTTAATATTATGGCCCTCTTTACACTCAGCAGACAGCAGATGATAGATTATTCAAACTAAATGTTCTAGATGCCTCTTAGATGTCTAAACTGTCTTTCAGTTCCTTCAGTTGTCTTCATTCCTGGCAACATAGTGTGTCTCCTGGCTCTAGCTTTTAGCTGGTCTTAATTCTCCAGGAATAATATTTAGTACCTTTCAAGCATTCTAAAAATGGGAATCATAGAAGTGCCTCAGACTGTCAAGGCTGGTGGGGGACTGACTAGCTGATGAAAGTACTGAAGGGGTAGAAATGTCCGTGTGATGTACTGTGTGGGGACAAGGCCTCAAGCAACCTTATGTAACTaagaagttggccctgctttgagggGGGAGCTTGACTGGATGActtccaggggtcccttccaacctaaattaccTCTAAAACCAGATCTGTTTTCCTTCCTGGCTCTGAATCTGTCAAATTTCTGCCTTTTCCATTCTAGGTGTGGCAAAGAGACCTGCGCCATGTTCTGAGGAGTTCAAAGAACTGCTGGCACAGCCAACCTTTGGAGCACGAAACCTCTGCAAACACTGGACCAAAGCAGGTATTTCCTTTGTGCCCAGTGGAAAGCCCACTCCTGATAACAACTCAGCTCCTTCTGAGCAAaaactagttttgttttgttttgctttgttttttaacagatgCTGAAAAGAAGCAAGGGGCCAATTTCCAGTCTGTCTCTGcttcagcactgctcaggcaacAAAAACAGAAACTGCTGGAGGCCAGAAAAAAGCGATCTGAAGAGATTCAGAGGCGGTAATACAAACTGGCTTTTATAGGAAAGGGCCCCTTATTGTGGCCCTAAGCATAGCTGTGAAGGCGTTTTGCTGTTTTTATAGAAATAGGCCACTGTTTATTCAGTGGAGAAGGAAACACTCCAGTACAGTGCCCAGCAGTGGGAAGGTGTAATGGGAGGAGGCGGGTTAGAGTAGGAAACTGGGGTCAGGACTTTTGGTTCTGTTCATCACTGGCTTGCAGTGATCCTCTGAACCTAAAGATTTGCCAAGTGCTTTGTGCATCTCTTGTTTACAAACTTAACAAAAACCCCATATGGGCCATCCTGGGTGAGACTGAGGTTGATATAGCCAAGTAGCCTCAACAAGAGCCAAAACAGAACCTGGAGGAGGAGAGTAAGACTAGGCACAATCATAGTCATATTTCCTCCAAATACTCTTCCAGCCTCTGACAGTGTGTGGCTCAGGGACTTCCTAAGCTAAAGGTGCTCTCTGTTAGCGTATCTCTGAAGGGATTTTTATTTCCGTGAAACTGTCTAACCTCTTCCAGGACCAATGTAAACTTAAGCATTTAAGTGACTCCTGTGACAAAGAGTTCCAATACTTAATTACGTGTTCTATGAAGAAACTTATCCTTTCACATGCTTTCAGCTCCCACTTCCCAGTTTCATTCAATAATTCtctctggtttttgttttggaaagaaatttGTTGTTCACTCCTTCTTCTACCTTCTCCGAGTCACTCTTGATTTCAGCAATCCAGTGAGTTCCTTACCAGCCTGGTTTTGCTCTCCTGAATGGCTGAATTGCTGCATGTTTTACTAGCAATAGAAGGCCAGTTAGTTAGTCAAAACCCACAATTTCTGCACCCCTTGACATTCATATCTGTTTCTTAAACCTTTCTGTCTCTGTGATTTGTGTCCCTGTTTCAATGggttatttttgtcttcttcaAAGGTTTCTCCAGAACACAAGTAAAGCTGGCAGCCCCACTCTTCCGTCCTCCTCCAGACAGTCCTCGCTCTATTCACCAACACCTGGGGCAGAGTTTCCCAAAGCTGCAAAAATGTCAACTCCTCAAAGGCCCAGGCTCGGCACAGGCTTCTCAGAAGGAGAAGATATCCTTTTCTTTGATGGGTCTCCACCTCCAACACCAAAGCTAGACAGCTTGGCTGAAGCCAAAAAGGTAGCAGCAATCTGAGTGGGTGGGTTTTGAGTGTCAGGAAGGGGAGTTTAATGGAAGTTTGTGGTAATAGAGGAGTCTTTGATCAAACAAAGGCTGCCTCCATGCTGATTTTGGTGAAGTTCCTGATCCATGGAATCAGACTGAGCTGTATTACAGTACATAATAAACCTCTGGTTCCAGACAGCTCATAGTACCGAGGTCCATGCTACTGTCTTGCCTGTAGTCAACCTTCAGAGCAGCAGAACAGCCGCTAAAGAAGGGCCTGCCTTGGCCATAGGAGCTGATCTCTTGCTAATTCAAAATCCACCTGGTTTGGTCACATATTGATTATTTTACAAGCATGAAAACACTTGAATGCTGGGGAGCAACAGGGGATTTCTGCTGGAAATTTCTGGAGTGCTAGGTGGTGCAAGATTTGTTCTTTGGCTTTGTGAGTGCAGAGTGTTGTGGATATTTTTGATTGCCAGGTAGGCAACAGTGAACTCCATTGGTTTAGCTATGTTGTTTCTTGAGTCTGAATACTTTTGGTCCGTAGCCGGAGCAGACTGCATTGTTCCTTGGCAGAGATCTGTTCTTCTGTCTGTCAAAGAAACATATCTTTTCCAGCAAGTCTATTAGAAGAAGGAGTCTAACATTTTCGGATGTTgagaaagaataattttataCAATTTTCTATTAGTTCCCAATTATTAGTGATTTATGTGTAAATCtccattgtttatttttcctctaatAAGCTAAAGTGATCTGTGAAGCAGTTAAAGCACAGCTGCAGAGATACCAAACCTGATAATACCCCAGGAAGAGTCGTTTTATGGATTGGGAAGTGGTTAGAGGTTGGATAATGTGGTGAATTACCACATGTACAGAAGAGCTGGGAATTTCACATGTACAGAAGAGCTGGGAAATTTGTTGGGCCTCTCTTTGCCCAGCTCCATCCTCGGGCCAGTGGGTCTTGCCTCTTCCAGTTGAGAGACTTCCTCTGCCACTTCTGGAACTAGCTACATGGGAGCCAGACTGATCAGCTGCACATTCTctactttttcctgttttctagcTAGCTGCAGTACACCGACTACGAGCAAAAGGCCAGATTCTTGCTAAAACCGATCCAAACAGTGTCAAGCGGAAAAGGTCTGATCTTGGCGATGTCCTAGAAATTGCTGAAAGAGTTGAGAAAAATGTTGCTCAGCCACAGGGTACAGAAGCAGGAAATGGTATGTAATGTTAGTCTCTAGAACATAAAAGATGTGCTTATGTCCTGCTGAACAGGGCACCAGTTACTCTGTTAACAACTTATTTGCTGTGCCAGAGAGAGGCCAAATTAAATCTTTTTGGAACTTAAAGGGTTTACTGTGTAGTGGTCCTCACTCAAAAGCTAAATGATCCCTAACCCCATGGAGAGAAACTGTGAGACGTAGTCTACAAATAAGCTCCTGGTCCTCCTCTCTGATTTCTCTGCTCCAGCATTTGAACACCTGCAACAGATGAGTGACTTAACCAAGGGAACAATTTCTGGGAAACCAAGAAATAGTCACACCTGGGGATGTATCTCAATTTTACCGTGGAACATGAGTTTCCCTACTGCTGATTTACTGTGTGACCTTGGATGAATTGCTTAATCTTATTCAAGCCTCTGCATCAGTAAGGGAGAGAACATCGATTGTTCTCCCAGGAGTGGTGTGAAACTTCCTAGTATAGTGCTTTGAGAGAGGACTTGATGTTaatattaaaatgcttttaatttcccAAACCCTTCTTTGAACTTGCCTTCATGTTCTTCTGAACTGTTAAAAGTTGTTGTTTGACCTGAACATCTGCCTGAAAGACATGAGATTTCCAAAGTCTCCTGTGATGATTATGCTTAGAAATCACAACCTGGTTTTGAGTTTGGCCCCTGTAGTGCTAATTCCTTTTGTTTCCCCAGATATGGGTGAACTGGAGCCTGCCCAGAAGAAACAGCGAGAGCAGCTGGCCTATCTGGAATCAGAAGAGTTCCAGAAAATCCTGAATGCCAAGTCCAAGCACACAGGTGTCTTGAAAGAGGTATGGCCTCAATCCATCCATAACTGAGTGCTCAAAACCAGGGAGCTGTCCAGACTTCCCTGTAACGAATTCAGCAAGAAGCAGGCACCCAAACATATGATAGACACCAAATCCTCTTGAAAAGGAGGGTCTAGGGTTTCCAAGCACACAGGGTAAGTGCCTGCAGAACAGTATTATTATCATAGACATGGTAAAGTCAGGTTGctctcatctttctttgctgtgtTTGCAAGATTCAGTGAAGCTTCCTGGTCAGCAGATGATCAAAGAAATCCCTCTGCTTTAAAACCAGTGAACTTAAGGACTTCTCCATCTTCCCCATCTCTGACATTCATCCCAGAGGGGACAGAGCACCCAGCTTCCAGTTGTCTGGATCCCTGCTGCAACACAGCAGACAGCCTGTTGGAGGGCTGTATCTGTGCAAGGTCGTCCTTCCCTCCAGGAAAGATGGACACTTGCCTATTTTGTccctcatttttctcattttggccACATAAAGATAGCTGCCACCTCAGTCTGGAACTTCTGTAAGTTGTGGAGCCTGTGAAATGCCAGCAGTTGCACTGGTGAGCTAAGAGGTAGCATTTCTCCCATCAAGGTCATTGCTGAACGTGTTCCCAGGAGATACAGcacctcctgcagcacaggactcTTGTCTTTTGTACACTATGTTTTAGTACGAAGTCCTGGTTCTTTTAAGGTCTTCTGAGGAGTAACATTTTGGCTAAGAATCAAACCTATTCACCACACCTGCCTACTGACCTCTCCCTGCACTGTCTTGTAGGTGCATGCTCATTTAAGTCGCACATGCTGTTGTTAAACCCTTCCACTGACTCACTTCAGATGAGGTGACATGAGAGATGGCTGTTTTTCAGTGGTGGTCGAACACATgcattatatacttttttttttaaagagatgttTGATATTTCTCTGGCCCACAGACTGCAGGCTGCATCGGACAGGCCCAGTGGTTTGCCCAAAGGTTAGATGTGGGGTGACTTCTCCCATCTTTGTTTCCCCACAATCCTTCTCCTATGCCCTGACAggctgaggctgagctgcaggaaCAATACTTTCAGCCACtggtgaaaaaggaagaaatggaagagaagatgAGGAACATTAAGGAAGTGAAATGCCGAGTTGTGACATGTAAAACGGTGAGTGAAGGGGAACAGtgacacagcacagagaagtcaGAGTGACAGCAAGGGAATGGGGCATGGATTGTACAAATGATGCTGGACCTTCCTTGCAGACTCCCATCAGTCAGTCTCTTGGCCATAGTTTGGTGCCGGGATCACATGGAGACCATTTCATTCTATGTGAccactgcagagagcagcccaTGCAGCGAGTGACTTTGGAAGCACTGAGGAATCAGCAAGGCTGACCTTAGCGCTGGGCTGAACGTTTCAACTTGGTATTTGTGTCAGTGGCTAGTGGACCCTGGACATTGGTGTCCTGGCATCCATTTATCACAGTTCCTTCCCCTGAAGTGTTTGGTACCAGGACCCTCGTGATAAATGAAGCTCTGCCTTGAAAACATAACACCAGGACTCCTTTTTCTGCTGTTCCACGGACTGCCATCAGAAGGAGGAATGGAGCTTTATTACTATCTCAAGCATGCTGAGGGGAAGCGAAAAATTTCCTCTCGTCTCTGGAGTTTCAGCCcctgctgttttttccctctcGTGGCCCTTTCtatctgtctggggcagcacggAGGGCCACTGTGTGCCCTGCATGGCGCTGGGAGCAGGGCCATGGTTTGTGGCAAAGAGGGGAGGGCAGCATTAGAAGGAGGAGTGGCAAAGCCTGGGATGATGATCTCTCAAACTGGTGTGCACCTTGGgatgggagaagagaggggggCTTCCTTTTGGATGCTTAGCTCTCACCAGCCCACAGAACTGCTCTTACATGCTGGTGAAACACTcacagctctctctctctgtctttcctctCTGACAGTGTAATTACACCTATTTCAAGCCTCTGGAGACGTGTGTGCGGGATAACCATGACTACCACTGGCATGATGGCCTCAAGCGATTTTTCAAATGTCCTTGTGGCAACCGAGCTATTTCCCTTGACAGGCTCCCAAAAAAGCCCTGCAGGTAGGCAATGAGCCTCACTAAACAGACTGGGGCTTTTATACTGTCCAGTCATAAGTAAATTATTCGGAGTCACATTAGCATGTGCTAAGACTTGAATGTTAGCCCTTTTTGCTAAGTGGTGTGGGAAAGGTGGGGGGCTAGTTTTGCACCTCCCCGCTACAAATGGGTACCACAATGGTCTTCACCTTCCATTTTCATCTTTCAGTATCTGCGGCCTCTTCAAATGGGAGCGAGACGGGATGCTGAAGGTAAGCATGAGCCAGTAGTTTCTGAGCGCCTCAGCACTCTGGGTGCTTCTCTTGGTGCTTTTGTCCCAGGCTTTGCATCAGTGCTCTTGTGAGCTGCAAGCAAAATCAAGCAGCTCTGCATCTTCTCAGACATCTACTGGTGACTTGCTGTCACTCTGTGTGCATTGTGAGATACAATGAGATACAATAGGCAAACCTTCCCTGCTGTCTTTTAGTGGAGTTTCCTTGCTTTTTGTTCTTGAAGCTTCATTTTAATTAACTCCTGGGGAATTTGCTTTTGACCAGATTTGTAAGAACTCTGAATGTCAAGATTTGTAGAGCTTCTGTCAATATTATATCAGATAATTTAGCCCTACCACAGCTTCTATCATAGAACTGTTGGGGAGGCATTTAACTTCCTTTTCTCCATGGTTCATCTTTCTAGGAGAAGAAAGGTCCAAAGATTGGTGGAGAAACGCTTTTACCAAGAGGGGAAGAACAGCCAAAATTCCTCAACAGTCTTAAGTGACCTGCGGTTGATTTTTTGACAACACAGGGATGCATTTCTGTGTCTAAGCCACACATTTGTTTACTGCAAAGCCAAGAGGATTCTGGTTTTAGGGGTGAATGAGCAGAGAAATCAATTCCGATGAGAAGGACATCCACAAAGTCTCCACCAGACCACTGCATCAATATTCAGTTTTGATCTTTTTAAAATTGATTGAATAAGACTGCATGTGAAATACATGTTTATGCCTGTTCTAGTAATATCTTATTCACAAGATTTAGCCTAGGAAAGAGACAGCTAGTATGGAATTTGTACCAAGAAATCCCTAGGGATCCCACGTGTAAGTTGAATGACTGGAGTAGAATGACCCTACCAGAATTTTAAGTGAGAAGCCATCATGAATTGGGAAGACTGGCATAATGTCAGCCCATCATGCTGTTCCAGCTCAGCTATGCCAATGCTGGGAGGAATTCTCTTGAAGCTAGTGGTGTACAGCTGCGGTGGCATTCAGCTGTGGACAGTCACAAAGGTGCGCGAGAGGGTGGTACCCACACAGCACTGTTCATTGCCTCTGAAACTGCTCACCTGGACCCTTCAGAACAGATTTCAGGTTGTTGCTGAGTTGCCTCTGTGGCGTATGTGTTCAGTAACACTCAGGCGGCTTTGGCATTGCTAATTAGCAGTGTGCATGCTGCGGATTAATCAAAGCTCTTCTAAAAGCCCTCTCCCTACCACACAGCCTGGACTGGCTTCCCCACACTATGTGCACTACAATATCTTTACAGCTACAAACCTGCAGCTCCAACTttgaaaaaggcattttaatgAATCTGGTACTGTGTGCAAGTGATTTTAAAGAGCTGAAAGATTACATTTGACAGCTTTTGCtaacattttaaactttttgGAAATCCCTCTTGGTCATCACCCTGTCAGCCTTGGATGCTGGCACGGCAGCCTAGGAGACAGTAGCTGTTTCAGACCAAACGACGTGGTCTCCAAGAGGTGGCTCAGAAGGGCTGTCCTCATACAGGCAGTTCTATGAAAGCACATCCCTGTAGGGATGCTGGCTGCATTCATCCGTGTTTTCCTGGACCTGAGCCTTCTGCTGCCCCTAGCTTGTGCCTAGTAGGATCATAGGGTCTTTTAGGTACCTAAATCCACTACCTCTATGATTTGGTGAAACTGCGCAAAATGTATCCCATGTCTCATTGTTGTAGATACCTCATGTCAGTACCATTTGATGGAGGAGGAGTCGCTGTTTGGTGACTGTAGATATGTAACTGATATTTTGCTTGAAAATATTCCCTGTTGCTTCCTCATTCAGAATAGTTTTAAATACAGTGCACAATAAAACACTGCCTGGATTTGCATGGTAtggtttttctgaagaaaaggatGAGCTGTTTGCTCAGCATCCTGGTTTGCCTGAGAGCTCGTTACTGAATCACCGAAAGGAACTTGCTCTTGGTCCGTAACTCCAGCTGCCCACAA from Dromaius novaehollandiae isolate bDroNov1 chromosome 1, bDroNov1.hap1, whole genome shotgun sequence encodes the following:
- the MCM10 gene encoding protein MCM10 homolog, with translation MDADDDLDLLASLLEESEAAEKENSPEEEDVPEDEGGEPDEYDELFDAEDDASYTEEVDAEDSLVDEQKENLATLFGDVDDLLEEEEEEETVPTSAPSQAKEKTNEELQAELRKLQEQMKTLQEQLQKAAIGQPSSSEPEKKTPGESLCHPLKERKVQKLQESPYFSAQLGSPLPAAKRRIQKSKTSPAETKTPPPRQVLSLAFQPLKSAPGNTPSKVTRDKTPQVPACSSTTAQPVSVETFSGLRLRKPRVSSAEMDRKMANRKLIRLSQIKSKLAGENLEETDWVTFGVIVKKVTPQSSNNGRTFSIWRLNDLRDLNQCVSLFLFGDVHKEHWKTDQGTVIGLLNANFMKPKEGSDEVCLSVDHPQKILLMGEALDMGTCKARKKNGDPCAQIVNLNDCEYCQYHVQSQYKKLSSKRADLQSTFSGGRVPKKVARKNPSLKERLCQDGFYYGGVSSAAYAASVAAAAVPKRKVQTTLSNLVVRGVDAIVQETRQKIGVAKRPAPCSEEFKELLAQPTFGARNLCKHWTKADAEKKQGANFQSVSASALLRQQKQKLLEARKKRSEEIQRRFLQNTSKAGSPTLPSSSRQSSLYSPTPGAEFPKAAKMSTPQRPRLGTGFSEGEDILFFDGSPPPTPKLDSLAEAKKLAAVHRLRAKGQILAKTDPNSVKRKRSDLGDVLEIAERVEKNVAQPQGTEAGNDMGELEPAQKKQREQLAYLESEEFQKILNAKSKHTGVLKEAEAELQEQYFQPLVKKEEMEEKMRNIKEVKCRVVTCKTCNYTYFKPLETCVRDNHDYHWHDGLKRFFKCPCGNRAISLDRLPKKPCSICGLFKWERDGMLKEKKGPKIGGETLLPRGEEQPKFLNSLK